One Deinococcus multiflagellatus DNA window includes the following coding sequences:
- a CDS encoding aminopeptidase: MTQTAPSFDTLLARYAELLVHTGVNLQPGGKVRVTAPVEATALARLVARAAYRAGAADVRVAYDDPHLALALFEEGRDEAVAFIPEWAAREREAMVEDGYASIAIVGEDPALLAGVDPARIATRSRLMAQAMRRVSEATGAFQVNWTVAAMATPAWAARVYPDLPLQDAVARLWQDIFTVTRADLPDPVAAWAEHTGRLERLTDFLNRQQYAALHLTSELGTDLTVGLAENHVWQGGAETAQNGIRAVPNLPTDEVFTAPHRERVDGWAVASKPLSARGQLIEGIRVRFEAGRVAEFSAESGEATLRQLIETDEGAARLGEVALVPASAPVARTGALFYNTLFDENAASHIALGRCYPTNVQGGTDAGTLRAAGGNAESLIHVDWMIGTPQTDVDGVTKDGGRVPLMRAGEWVVSLD; the protein is encoded by the coding sequence ATGACCCAGACTGCGCCTTCCTTTGACACCCTGCTGGCCCGCTACGCCGAGTTGCTGGTGCACACCGGGGTCAACCTGCAGCCCGGCGGCAAGGTGCGGGTGACCGCCCCCGTGGAGGCCACCGCCCTGGCCCGGCTGGTGGCGCGCGCCGCCTACCGCGCGGGTGCGGCCGACGTGCGCGTGGCCTACGACGACCCCCACCTCGCCCTGGCCCTGTTCGAGGAGGGCCGCGATGAGGCCGTGGCCTTTATCCCCGAATGGGCGGCGCGCGAGCGTGAGGCGATGGTGGAAGACGGCTACGCCTCCATTGCCATTGTGGGCGAGGACCCCGCGCTGCTGGCGGGTGTGGACCCTGCCCGCATTGCCACCCGCAGCCGCCTGATGGCCCAGGCCATGCGCCGGGTCAGTGAGGCCACGGGCGCCTTTCAGGTGAACTGGACGGTGGCGGCCATGGCCACCCCCGCCTGGGCGGCGCGCGTATACCCGGACCTACCCCTGCAGGACGCCGTGGCGCGGCTGTGGCAGGACATTTTCACGGTCACGCGCGCCGATCTGCCCGACCCGGTGGCCGCCTGGGCCGAGCACACAGGTCGCCTGGAACGCCTGACCGACTTTCTGAACCGCCAGCAGTACGCCGCCCTGCACCTGACAAGCGAGCTGGGCACGGACCTGACGGTGGGCCTGGCCGAGAACCACGTGTGGCAGGGCGGCGCCGAAACCGCCCAGAACGGCATTCGCGCCGTGCCCAACCTGCCCACCGACGAGGTGTTCACGGCCCCGCACCGGGAGCGCGTGGACGGCTGGGCGGTGGCCAGCAAGCCGCTGAGCGCCCGGGGCCAGCTCATTGAAGGCATCCGGGTGCGCTTTGAAGCCGGGCGCGTGGCCGAGTTCAGCGCCGAGAGCGGCGAAGCCACCCTGCGCCAGCTGATCGAGACCGACGAAGGCGCCGCGCGCCTGGGCGAGGTGGCCCTGGTGCCCGCCTCGGCGCCGGTGGCGCGCACTGGGGCGCTGTTCTACAACACCCTGTTCGATGAAAACGCCGCCAGCCACATTGCCCTGGGCCGCTGCTACCCCACCAACGTGCAGGGCGGCACGGATGCGGGCACCCTGCGCGCGGCGGGCGGCAACGCCGAGAGCCTGATTCACGTGGACTGGATGATCGGCACGCCGCAGACCGATGTAGACGGCGTGACCAAGGACGGCGGGCGCGTGCCTCTGATGCGCGCGGGCGAATGGGTCGTGTCCCTGGATTGA
- a CDS encoding MerR family transcriptional regulator — MKDVSVAEFRAGVQGLREALIGTMPAEQRKQLVVMCGGPDVFEALFDPRGVGIGRFAALMGQPTTTVRHLLREDLLHPMRVNGKFRFLLPNVAELRGVQQWQALGLTLEEVRAFLQGQQLLGMAAQGELTITLHRVEEHPDPEQLAQLKATVLARVQAAIAGLEAKQATLTRQLEQARALAAALAQPPGDTPAA; from the coding sequence GTGAAGGACGTGAGTGTGGCCGAGTTCCGTGCGGGCGTTCAGGGCCTGCGCGAAGCCCTGATAGGCACCATGCCCGCCGAGCAGCGCAAACAGCTGGTGGTGATGTGCGGAGGCCCGGACGTCTTTGAGGCCCTGTTCGATCCTCGCGGGGTGGGCATTGGCCGCTTTGCCGCCCTGATGGGGCAGCCCACCACCACCGTGCGCCACCTGCTGCGCGAGGACCTGCTGCACCCCATGCGCGTGAACGGCAAGTTCCGCTTTCTGCTGCCGAACGTGGCGGAATTGCGAGGTGTGCAGCAGTGGCAGGCGTTGGGGCTCACGCTGGAGGAGGTGCGCGCCTTCTTGCAGGGACAGCAGCTGCTGGGCATGGCCGCGCAGGGCGAACTGACCATTACCCTGCACCGCGTTGAGGAGCACCCGGATCCAGAGCAGCTGGCCCAACTCAAAGCCACCGTCCTGGCCCGCGTGCAGGCGGCCATTGCGGGCCTGGAAGCAAAGCAGGCCACCCTGACGCGGCAACTGGAACAGGCCCGCGCCCTGGCCGCCGCGCTGGCCCAGCCGCCGGGCGATACCCCGGCCGCCTAA
- a CDS encoding DUF2087 domain-containing protein: MSADLAARAALFRALGHPARLGLLRLIWTQEASGDALARLMHLAPATVSHHLAQLAEAGLIATRQDGHHRLHRAQAAALNLNLGDVVRGAALPPQSADPYRDRVLRAFLKDGRLSTLPAQRKKRDVILHELAGLFEPGRRYPEREVNAVLGEVYGDVFTLRREMVGLGVLAREAGVYWRPALDDPPQ; encoded by the coding sequence ATGAGCGCCGATCTGGCTGCCCGCGCGGCCCTGTTCCGGGCGCTGGGGCACCCCGCCCGCCTGGGCTTGCTGCGCCTGATCTGGACCCAGGAGGCCAGCGGCGACGCCCTGGCCCGCCTGATGCATCTGGCGCCCGCCACGGTCAGCCACCACCTCGCGCAACTGGCCGAGGCCGGGCTGATCGCCACACGTCAGGACGGCCACCACCGCCTGCACCGCGCTCAGGCAGCGGCCCTGAACCTCAACCTGGGCGACGTGGTGCGCGGCGCCGCCCTGCCCCCCCAGAGCGCCGACCCCTACCGTGACCGCGTGCTGCGGGCCTTTTTGAAAGACGGCCGCCTGAGCACCCTGCCCGCGCAGCGCAAAAAGCGCGACGTGATTCTGCACGAACTGGCCGGGCTGTTCGAGCCGGGCCGCCGCTACCCCGAGCGCGAGGTCAACGCCGTGCTGGGCGAGGTGTATGGCGACGTGTTCACCCTACGCCGCGAGATGGTGGGGCTGGGCGTGCTGGCGCGCGAGGCCGGGGTGTACTGGCGCCCGGCCCTGGACGACCCGCCCCAGTGA
- a CDS encoding response regulator, producing MTAAAARPPSILIVDDSPGLLQTMSAMLQPHLPVTLADSGRAALDSVTPDTALVLTDVRMPGMSGIELAEQLRRRHPRLPVLFMTGVVEEELRAQAKALGVCEVLRKPLRAERLLPTLKGWLGSEAFQADQPPAAPAPAPAAPPAVDEAAERLKLAEDASSLLAGLGVLPGVSAAAVLDGRGALLGATTSVSAEILAYVRFLFNGARTLSPHLAQPGPLRAVQVEFQEQVLVLCPVPGGLSAILVRDTPTASSVKAWLRQRLN from the coding sequence ATGACTGCCGCCGCTGCCCGGCCCCCCTCAATCCTGATCGTGGATGACAGCCCGGGGCTGCTGCAGACCATGAGCGCCATGCTGCAACCCCACCTGCCCGTGACCCTGGCCGACAGTGGGCGCGCGGCGCTGGACAGCGTGACCCCCGACACGGCCCTGGTGCTGACCGATGTGCGCATGCCCGGCATGAGCGGCATCGAACTGGCCGAGCAGCTGCGCCGCCGCCACCCCAGGCTGCCGGTGCTGTTCATGACCGGCGTGGTGGAGGAGGAACTGCGCGCCCAGGCCAAGGCCCTGGGGGTGTGCGAGGTGCTGCGTAAGCCCCTGCGCGCCGAGCGGCTGCTGCCCACCCTGAAGGGCTGGCTGGGCAGCGAAGCGTTTCAGGCGGACCAGCCGCCTGCGGCGCCCGCCCCCGCGCCCGCCGCGCCCCCGGCGGTGGACGAAGCGGCCGAGCGCCTGAAACTGGCCGAGGACGCCAGCAGCCTGCTGGCCGGTCTGGGCGTGCTGCCCGGGGTCAGCGCGGCGGCGGTGCTGGACGGGCGCGGCGCCCTGCTGGGCGCGACCACCAGCGTCAGCGCGGAAATCCTTGCCTACGTGCGCTTTCTGTTCAACGGGGCCCGCACCCTCTCGCCGCATCTGGCGCAGCCGGGGCCGCTGCGGGCGGTGCAGGTGGAGTTTCAGGAGCAGGTGCTGGTGCTCTGCCCGGTGCCGGGTGGCCTGAGCGCGATTCTGGTGCGCGACACCCCCACCGCCAGCAGCGTCAAGGCGTGGTTGCGCCAGCGCCTGAACTGA
- a CDS encoding HD domain-containing protein, translating into MTSPLAPLLAHDPRLLAVWRWVQAHMRADAAHDEGHLARVARWTMRCAPAQPAVLAVAAALTHDVVNLPKNHPERAQASERSAQEVRGHLPELGFTAFETEEVALAVRDHSFSRGAVPQTALGAALQDADRLDALGALGVLRVAGVGGQLGRALLHPEDPWAQAREPDDLTYTVDHFFTKLLRLDGTFRTLPGQAEARRRTLTMRAFLAELASELEVAPPE; encoded by the coding sequence TTGACCTCGCCCCTGGCCCCGCTGCTGGCCCACGATCCCCGGCTGCTTGCCGTGTGGCGCTGGGTGCAGGCCCACATGCGCGCCGACGCCGCCCACGACGAGGGGCACCTGGCGCGGGTGGCGCGCTGGACCATGCGCTGCGCCCCTGCCCAGCCGGCGGTGCTGGCGGTGGCGGCGGCCCTCACCCACGATGTCGTGAACCTGCCCAAGAATCACCCGGAGCGCGCCCAGGCCAGCGAACGCAGCGCCCAGGAGGTACGCGGGCACCTGCCGGAGCTGGGCTTTACCGCCTTTGAGACCGAAGAGGTGGCCCTGGCCGTGCGCGACCACAGCTTTTCACGCGGGGCCGTGCCCCAGACGGCCCTGGGCGCCGCGCTGCAGGACGCCGACCGTCTGGACGCCCTGGGCGCACTGGGCGTGCTGAGGGTGGCGGGCGTGGGGGGCCAACTGGGCCGCGCCCTGCTGCACCCCGAAGACCCCTGGGCCCAGGCCCGCGAGCCCGACGACCTGACCTACACCGTGGACCACTTCTTTACCAAGCTGCTGCGGCTGGACGGCACCTTCCGCACCCTGCCGGGGCAGGCCGAGGCCCGGCGCCGCACCCTGACCATGCGCGCGTTCCTGGCCGAACTGGCGAGTGAACTGGAAGTGGCGCCGCCGGAGTGA
- a CDS encoding COG4315 family predicted lipoprotein — protein MSGAAVGARPAAARRARPPGDLRQLCVHGDHLYVDTWRGALPVYRFLPLQTAVLCGERVPYAADWPEHLKLFVYTYVPLPGPCAAPAALAPLTGVQARDLHGLRPWPQATYQGWPLYLYAYDQPGGAPLGAAAHLFAPVPATQLPLPFPGAEQQGP, from the coding sequence TTGAGTGGGGCCGCCGTGGGGGCGCGCCCCGCCGCGGCGCGCCGGGCCCGGCCCCCGGGCGACCTGCGCCAGCTGTGCGTGCATGGCGACCACCTGTACGTGGACACGTGGCGCGGCGCGCTGCCGGTCTACCGCTTCCTGCCCCTGCAAACGGCGGTGCTGTGCGGCGAGCGCGTGCCCTACGCCGCCGACTGGCCCGAGCACCTGAAGCTGTTTGTCTACACCTATGTGCCGCTGCCCGGTCCCTGCGCGGCCCCCGCTGCGCTCGCCCCATTGACCGGCGTGCAGGCCCGCGACCTCCACGGCCTGCGCCCCTGGCCCCAGGCCACCTACCAGGGCTGGCCGCTGTACCTGTACGCCTATGATCAGCCGGGGGGCGCGCCGCTGGGCGCCGCTGCCCACCTGTTTGCCCCCGTGCCGGCCACCCAGCTGCCGCTGCCCTTTCCAGGCGCCGAGCAGCAGGGCCCTTGA
- the ispF gene encoding 2-C-methyl-D-erythritol 2,4-cyclodiphosphate synthase, protein MSALPYRIGYGEDAHRLEAGRTLVLGGVPVPHAPAGAVAHSDGDAALHALADALLSGLALGDIGQYFPDTAAEWQGLDSAVILARALELVRARGYRPANAALVVTLDRPKLGPLRAAMAQRMAELLQLPETEMGVSFKTSEGLAPDHVQARATVLLVAG, encoded by the coding sequence ATGTCTGCGCTGCCCTACCGCATCGGCTACGGAGAAGACGCCCACCGGCTGGAAGCGGGCCGGACGCTGGTGCTGGGCGGCGTGCCCGTGCCGCACGCGCCCGCCGGCGCCGTGGCCCACAGCGACGGCGACGCGGCCCTGCACGCCCTGGCCGACGCCCTGCTGTCGGGGCTGGCACTGGGCGACATTGGGCAGTATTTCCCCGACACCGCCGCCGAGTGGCAGGGCCTGGATTCGGCCGTGATCCTGGCGCGCGCCCTGGAACTGGTGCGGGCACGCGGCTACCGCCCCGCCAACGCCGCGCTGGTGGTCACCCTGGACCGCCCCAAGCTGGGCCCCCTGCGCGCGGCGATGGCCCAGCGCATGGCCGAACTGCTGCAGCTGCCTGAAACCGAGATGGGCGTGAGCTTCAAGACCTCCGAGGGACTGGCCCCAGACCACGTCCAGGCGCGCGCCACCGTGCTGCTGGTGGCCGGGTGA
- a CDS encoding malate dehydrogenase — MTTKPPVRVAVTGAAGQIGYSLLFRIAAGDMLGKDQPVILQLLEITPALKALQGVVMELRDCAFPLLADIVTSDDPMVAFKDADYALLVGAMPRKAGMERGDLLGANGGIFKPQGEALNAVASRDVKVLVVGNPANTNALIAQQNAPDLNPKQFTAMVRLDHNRAISQLAEKTGQPVSAIKNLTIWGNHSSTQYPDLSAATVNGQPALDQVDRDWYENSYISTVAKRGAAIIEARGLSSAASAASAAIDHMRDWALGTPEGEWVSMGIPSDGSYGVPEGLIYGFPVTCKNGQYEIVQGLEVSEFSRGKMDATARELEEERDEVRKLGLVK, encoded by the coding sequence ATGACCACCAAACCACCCGTCCGTGTCGCTGTGACCGGCGCCGCTGGCCAGATCGGCTACAGCCTCCTGTTCCGCATTGCGGCGGGCGACATGCTGGGCAAGGACCAGCCCGTCATTCTGCAGCTGCTGGAAATCACCCCGGCCCTCAAGGCGCTGCAGGGCGTCGTGATGGAACTGCGCGACTGCGCTTTCCCCCTGCTGGCCGACATCGTGACCAGCGACGACCCCATGGTGGCCTTTAAGGACGCCGATTACGCCCTGCTGGTGGGCGCCATGCCCCGCAAGGCCGGCATGGAGCGCGGCGACCTGCTGGGCGCCAACGGCGGCATCTTCAAGCCCCAGGGCGAGGCCCTGAACGCCGTGGCCAGCCGGGACGTGAAGGTGCTGGTGGTGGGCAACCCCGCCAACACCAACGCCCTGATTGCCCAGCAGAACGCCCCGGACCTGAACCCGAAGCAGTTCACGGCCATGGTGCGCCTGGACCACAACCGCGCCATCTCCCAGCTGGCCGAAAAGACCGGGCAGCCGGTGAGCGCCATCAAGAACCTCACCATCTGGGGCAACCACTCCTCCACCCAGTACCCCGACCTCTCGGCGGCCACTGTGAACGGTCAGCCCGCTCTGGATCAGGTGGACCGCGACTGGTACGAGAACAGCTATATCTCGACCGTCGCCAAGCGCGGCGCCGCCATCATCGAGGCCCGTGGCCTGAGCAGCGCCGCTTCTGCGGCCAGCGCGGCCATTGACCACATGCGCGACTGGGCGCTGGGCACCCCCGAGGGCGAGTGGGTCAGCATGGGCATTCCCAGCGACGGCAGCTACGGCGTGCCCGAGGGCCTGATCTACGGCTTCCCCGTGACCTGCAAGAACGGTCAGTACGAAATCGTGCAGGGCCTAGAGGTCAGCGAGTTCAGCCGGGGCAAGATGGACGCCACCGCCAGGGAACTGGAAGAAGAGCGCGACGAAGTGCGCAAACTGGGCCTGGTGAAGTAA
- a CDS encoding GGDEF domain-containing protein — MMHLDDDLFEHLPLPAVHWTPGHPARLNRAFTRAFGLGPLPLPLLDRPDGAHHTRLSTPNGEARICRLLLRTLPGGDRLGVVEDVHDYHADPLTRLPDRRALLLDADQGAPVTLALLDIDGLARVNHRAGPAAGDAALHALAELLKRAARHWPAQAYRLGGGAFVLCSPHLLVPGHFSPLQDAFAGSLAAFGVRRATFSFGLAHAPQDGTTLAELLAHAERRVQRSQRAGGGGLAAELAHLLRHMRLSPPPDSRRTQLVAR, encoded by the coding sequence ATGATGCACCTGGATGACGATTTGTTCGAGCACCTGCCGCTGCCGGCTGTGCACTGGACCCCGGGCCACCCGGCCCGGCTCAACCGCGCCTTTACGCGCGCCTTTGGCCTGGGCCCGCTGCCCCTGCCGCTGCTGGACCGCCCCGACGGCGCCCACCACACCCGGCTGTCCACCCCGAACGGCGAGGCGCGCATCTGCCGCCTGCTGCTGCGCACCCTGCCCGGCGGCGACCGCCTGGGCGTGGTTGAAGACGTGCACGACTACCACGCCGATCCTCTGACCCGCCTGCCGGACCGCCGCGCCCTGCTGCTGGACGCCGACCAGGGCGCCCCCGTCACCCTGGCGCTGCTGGACATTGACGGCCTGGCCCGGGTGAACCACCGCGCCGGACCCGCCGCGGGCGACGCCGCGCTGCACGCCCTGGCTGAACTGCTGAAACGCGCCGCCCGGCACTGGCCGGCGCAGGCCTACCGGCTGGGCGGGGGGGCGTTCGTGCTGTGCTCGCCGCACCTGCTGGTGCCTGGGCATTTCAGCCCGCTGCAGGACGCTTTTGCGGGGTCCCTGGCGGCGTTCGGGGTGCGCCGGGCCACCTTCTCGTTCGGGCTGGCGCACGCCCCGCAGGACGGCACCACCCTGGCCGAACTGCTGGCCCACGCCGAGCGCCGCGTGCAGCGCAGTCAGCGCGCCGGAGGCGGGGGCCTGGCTGCCGAGCTGGCCCACCTGCTGCGCCACATGCGCCTGAGTCCGCCGCCAGATTCGCGCCGCACCCAGTTGGTGGCGCGTTGA
- a CDS encoding GGDEF domain-containing protein produces the protein MLPLPALPEPTAHEQQFRRQALMAVVAVSLATSAFGLMVAYPLNWGPSVATGLALLTVKNVLFLLWLQVFPRHYVLVGALHLAILAVTGVAKFAHAVLVEEMVRGLGSYSYWLPLTYVVAFLVFPARVATGVSVAIFAALATIFGLWLSGGQALADSQQANSALLVQVLLSHVTFISFFVLFGLLQRRYVGALAAAQSEARAGYLDALTGVANRRQLSLWLGGHLQREAREPLSVVLFDLDRFKQINDTHGHDYGDEVLRRTAAAVTGALRRGTLFGRWGGEEFLVILPGAAAAEAQGVAERIRAAVADVPYDRVLQVTVSLGVAQALPGERLESLLKRADDALYAAKHAGRNQVKAA, from the coding sequence ATGCTGCCGCTGCCTGCCCTGCCCGAGCCCACCGCGCACGAACAGCAGTTCCGGCGTCAGGCGCTGATGGCGGTGGTGGCCGTGTCGCTGGCCACCTCGGCCTTTGGCCTGATGGTGGCCTATCCGCTGAACTGGGGCCCCAGTGTGGCGACCGGGCTGGCGCTGCTGACGGTCAAGAACGTGCTGTTTTTGCTGTGGCTGCAGGTGTTTCCACGCCACTACGTGCTGGTGGGGGCGCTGCATCTGGCGATTCTGGCCGTCACCGGCGTCGCCAAATTTGCGCACGCGGTGCTGGTCGAGGAGATGGTGAGGGGCCTGGGCAGCTATTCCTACTGGCTGCCGCTGACCTACGTGGTGGCCTTTCTGGTGTTTCCGGCGCGGGTGGCCACCGGGGTCTCGGTGGCGATCTTCGCCGCGCTGGCGACCATTTTTGGCCTGTGGCTGTCGGGGGGGCAGGCGCTGGCCGACAGCCAGCAGGCGAACTCGGCGCTGCTGGTGCAGGTGCTGCTCTCGCACGTCACCTTCATCAGCTTTTTCGTGCTGTTCGGGCTGCTGCAGCGCCGCTACGTGGGGGCCCTGGCCGCCGCCCAGAGCGAGGCGCGCGCCGGCTACCTGGACGCCCTGACCGGGGTGGCCAACCGGCGCCAGCTGTCGCTGTGGCTGGGCGGACACCTGCAGCGCGAGGCCCGCGAGCCCCTGAGCGTGGTGCTCTTTGACCTGGACCGCTTCAAGCAGATCAACGACACCCACGGCCACGACTACGGCGACGAGGTGCTGCGGCGCACGGCGGCGGCCGTGACCGGGGCCCTGCGCCGGGGCACCCTGTTTGGCCGCTGGGGCGGCGAGGAGTTTCTGGTGATCCTGCCGGGTGCGGCGGCGGCCGAAGCGCAGGGTGTGGCCGAACGCATCCGCGCGGCCGTGGCAGACGTGCCCTATGACCGGGTGCTGCAGGTCACGGTCAGCTTGGGGGTGGCGCAGGCCCTGCCCGGCGAGCGCCTGGAAAGCCTGCTGAAACGGGCCGATGACGCCTTGTACGCGGCCAAGCATGCCGGCCGCAATCAGGTCAAGGCGGCATAA
- a CDS encoding ferritin-like domain-containing protein: protein MNETRFDRRKFLGVAGATAATGLLAGCAPAMGMGQPRANLDATIFNFALNLEYLEAAFYLAATGRLQELDAAGGNSRKVILPAGFTGRNGDGVKFASGDVRDYANEIASDELAHVRVIRKVLGVGAVSQPTLDLGPAFAAAGAAASGGAITGFNPFANDLFFLHGAFIFEDVGVSAYKGAARLLTDAGAGGNLENAAGILAVEAYHAGMIRTLLHQQRNTDVTPTLKVADVVQAISNLRDSVDGPLDLDQGIVEKGAANIVLADTNGIAYSRTPRQVGNIVFLAPNAAKGGFFPEGLSGNFSAILAL from the coding sequence ATGAACGAAACCCGCTTTGATCGCCGCAAATTCCTGGGGGTGGCCGGGGCCACCGCCGCCACAGGGCTGCTGGCCGGCTGCGCGCCCGCGATGGGCATGGGCCAGCCCCGCGCCAACCTGGACGCCACCATCTTCAACTTCGCCCTGAACCTGGAATACCTGGAAGCGGCGTTCTATCTGGCGGCCACCGGGCGCCTGCAGGAGCTGGACGCGGCGGGCGGCAACAGCAGAAAGGTGATTCTGCCCGCCGGCTTCACGGGCCGAAATGGCGACGGCGTGAAGTTCGCTTCCGGCGACGTACGCGACTACGCCAACGAGATCGCCAGCGACGAACTGGCCCACGTACGCGTGATCCGCAAGGTGCTGGGCGTGGGCGCTGTTTCGCAGCCCACGCTGGACCTGGGCCCGGCCTTTGCGGCGGCGGGTGCGGCGGCCTCGGGCGGGGCCATCACTGGCTTTAACCCCTTTGCCAACGACCTGTTTTTCCTGCACGGCGCCTTTATTTTCGAGGATGTGGGCGTCAGCGCCTACAAGGGCGCCGCGCGCCTGCTGACCGATGCGGGCGCGGGCGGCAACCTGGAAAACGCGGCGGGCATTCTGGCCGTCGAGGCCTACCACGCCGGCATGATCCGCACCCTGCTGCACCAGCAGCGCAACACCGACGTGACCCCCACCCTGAAGGTGGCGGACGTGGTGCAGGCGATCAGCAACCTGCGCGACAGCGTGGACGGGCCGCTGGACCTGGACCAGGGCATCGTAGAAAAGGGCGCGGCCAATATCGTCCTGGCCGACACCAACGGCATTGCGTACAGCCGCACGCCCCGGCAGGTGGGCAACATCGTGTTCCTGGCCCCGAACGCGGCCAAGGGCGGCTTCTTCCCCGAAGGCCTCAGCGGCAATTTCAGCGCCATTCTGGCCCTGTAA
- a CDS encoding DinB family protein, with amino-acid sequence MTDPARQFPLGPIPEPDRTWAGLQATRTRLAQATAEWHTLLAGRPAAELARTYRPGGWTVHQLAHHVADAHLHGLNRFKAGLTTPDYVIQPFDQDAWLTLPDAALPVADALALLDAVNGRWLALLAGVDPAHLSRRVLHPAEGEQDLWRLIAKHDWHLRHHLAHARLALESA; translated from the coding sequence ATGACGGACCCCGCGCGGCAGTTTCCGCTTGGCCCCATCCCCGAACCCGACCGAACCTGGGCAGGGCTGCAGGCCACGCGCACGCGGCTGGCACAGGCCACAGCCGAGTGGCACACCCTGCTGGCGGGGCGCCCGGCCGCCGAACTGGCCCGCACCTACCGCCCCGGCGGCTGGACCGTGCACCAGCTGGCCCACCATGTGGCCGACGCCCACCTGCACGGCCTGAACCGCTTCAAGGCTGGCCTGACCACCCCGGACTACGTGATTCAGCCCTTTGACCAGGACGCGTGGCTGACCCTCCCCGACGCGGCGCTGCCCGTGGCCGACGCCCTGGCGCTGCTGGACGCCGTCAACGGGCGCTGGCTGGCGCTGCTGGCCGGCGTGGACCCCGCCCACCTGAGCCGCCGGGTCCTGCACCCCGCCGAGGGCGAGCAGGACCTGTGGCGCCTGATCGCCAAACACGACTGGCACCTGCGCCATCACCTCGCCCACGCGCGGCTGGCGCTGGAGAGCGCTTGA
- a CDS encoding enoyl-CoA hydratase/isomerase family protein — protein sequence MNLDQLTAPGAYPGLTLTLHDGGILEIVIQSEKTLNSVDARAHRALTTVWRDIDDAAGVRCVLIRGEGRGFSSGGDFTLIEEMAGDFTALARVWKEARDLVYNVINCGKPVVSAIHGPCVGAGLAVALLADVSIAARSARLLDGHVRLGVAAGDHAAIIWPLLCGLNKAKYLLMTGESVSGEEAERIGLVSLCVPDDDLLDRAWAVARRLAEGSPTAVRWTKYALNNWLRAMGPTFDASLALEFLGFTGPDVHEGLASLREKRAPKFQDDAPI from the coding sequence GTGAACCTTGACCAGCTGACGGCGCCGGGGGCCTACCCCGGCCTGACCCTGACCCTGCACGACGGCGGCATTCTGGAAATTGTCATCCAGAGCGAAAAAACCCTGAACTCGGTGGACGCCCGAGCCCACCGCGCCCTGACCACCGTGTGGCGCGACATTGACGACGCGGCCGGCGTGCGCTGCGTGCTGATTCGCGGCGAGGGGCGGGGGTTTTCGTCCGGGGGCGACTTTACCCTGATTGAAGAGATGGCCGGGGACTTCACCGCGCTGGCCCGGGTGTGGAAAGAAGCGCGCGACCTCGTGTACAACGTGATCAACTGCGGCAAGCCTGTGGTGAGCGCCATTCACGGTCCCTGCGTGGGCGCCGGGCTGGCGGTGGCGCTGCTGGCCGACGTGAGTATTGCGGCCCGCAGTGCCCGGCTGCTGGACGGCCATGTGCGGCTGGGGGTGGCGGCTGGGGACCACGCCGCCATTATCTGGCCGCTGCTGTGCGGGCTAAACAAGGCCAAATACCTGTTGATGACCGGCGAAAGCGTCAGCGGCGAGGAAGCCGAGCGCATTGGGCTGGTCAGCCTGTGCGTGCCCGACGACGACCTGCTGGACCGAGCCTGGGCGGTGGCGCGGCGACTGGCGGAAGGCAGCCCCACCGCCGTGCGCTGGACCAAGTACGCGCTGAACAACTGGCTGCGCGCTATGGGCCCGACCTTCGACGCCAGCCTCGCTCTGGAATTCCTGGGCTTTACCGGCCCCGACGTGCACGAGGGTCTGGCCAGCCTGCGCGAGAAGCGCGCGCCCAAGTTTCAGGACGACGCGCCGATCTGA
- a CDS encoding tRNA (cytidine(34)-2'-O)-methyltransferase yields MSEGAPLLHIVLFEPEKAGNVGNVARTCAVLGAELHLIRPFGFHLHDREFRRAVMDYLQGVTLHEHASWTAFQGALPPGARVFAFSTHATNLHTRAGFLRGDYLLFGPESRGLPAWLRDALPRVKLPQPGGGRSLNLSVAVGVAAFEAGRQIEGW; encoded by the coding sequence GTGAGTGAGGGCGCCCCGCTGCTGCACATTGTCCTGTTCGAGCCGGAAAAGGCAGGGAATGTGGGCAACGTGGCCCGCACCTGCGCGGTGCTGGGCGCCGAACTGCACCTGATTCGCCCCTTTGGCTTTCACCTGCACGACCGCGAATTCCGCCGCGCAGTCATGGATTACCTGCAGGGCGTGACCCTGCACGAACACGCCAGCTGGACGGCCTTTCAGGGCGCCCTGCCCCCGGGGGCGCGGGTGTTTGCCTTCAGCACCCACGCCACGAACCTGCATACCCGCGCGGGCTTCCTGCGCGGCGATTACCTGCTGTTCGGCCCCGAATCGCGCGGCCTGCCGGCATGGCTGCGTGACGCCCTGCCCCGGGTGAAACTGCCCCAGCCCGGCGGCGGACGCAGCCTGAACCTCTCGGTGGCAGTGGGGGTGGCGGCCTTTGAGGCTGGCCGACAGATCGAGGGCTGGTAA